Proteins from a single region of Candidatus Krumholzibacteriia bacterium:
- a CDS encoding arylsulfatase produces MALLGAIAGAPAIASGQPRKPNILIIWGDDIGYWNVSAYNQGMMGYRTPNIDRIAKEGALFTDYYGQQSCTAGRAAFITGQSPFRTGLLKVGLPGAKEGLQKEDPTLADLLKQQGYMTGQFGKNHLGDQDGHLPTAHGFDEFFGSLYHLNAEDEPEHPDYFKDPELRKRFGTRGVLHCWANPDGTQKIELTGPLTKKRMETVDEEFTRGAIDFMQRAKKADKPFFLWWNSTRMHIWTRLKAESQGKTGLGIYPDGMVEHDALVGQVLKSLDELGLADNTIVMYSTDNGAEKFTWPDGGQSPFRGEKNTNWEGGFRVPAMVRWPGTIKPGTVLNDIVAHEDWIPTLLAAAGEPNIKEKLLKGTKANRKTFKVHLDGYNLMDYLSGKAPDPRHDFFYFNDDGSLVALRYDQWKIVFAEQRSHGFDVWQDPFVPLRLPKLFNLRSDPFETADHEGMDYGRWRAEHIFLLVPAQQYVGKFLGTFKEFPPRQKPGSFSLDKVLESLQQGSVK; encoded by the coding sequence TTGGCCCTGCTCGGGGCGATCGCCGGCGCCCCTGCCATCGCTTCCGGCCAGCCGCGCAAGCCCAACATTCTCATCATCTGGGGCGACGACATCGGGTACTGGAACGTCAGCGCCTACAACCAGGGCATGATGGGTTACCGGACACCGAACATCGACCGCATCGCCAAGGAAGGCGCGCTCTTCACCGACTACTACGGCCAGCAGAGCTGCACCGCTGGCCGCGCGGCGTTCATCACCGGCCAATCGCCCTTCCGCACCGGTCTGCTCAAGGTCGGTCTGCCCGGCGCCAAGGAAGGCCTGCAGAAGGAAGACCCGACCCTCGCCGACCTGCTCAAGCAGCAAGGCTACATGACCGGCCAGTTCGGCAAGAACCACCTCGGCGACCAGGACGGGCACCTGCCCACGGCGCACGGTTTCGACGAGTTCTTCGGCTCGCTGTATCATTTGAACGCCGAGGACGAGCCGGAGCACCCTGACTACTTCAAGGACCCCGAGCTGCGCAAGAGGTTCGGGACCCGCGGCGTGCTCCACTGCTGGGCGAATCCGGACGGCACGCAGAAGATCGAGCTCACCGGGCCCCTGACCAAGAAACGCATGGAGACGGTGGACGAGGAATTCACCCGGGGCGCGATCGACTTCATGCAGCGCGCCAAGAAGGCGGACAAGCCATTCTTCCTCTGGTGGAACTCGACCCGCATGCACATCTGGACGCGGCTCAAGGCGGAGAGCCAAGGCAAGACCGGCCTCGGCATCTATCCCGACGGCATGGTGGAGCACGACGCCCTGGTCGGTCAGGTACTGAAGTCGCTCGATGAGCTCGGTCTGGCGGACAACACCATCGTCATGTATTCCACCGACAACGGCGCCGAGAAGTTCACCTGGCCCGATGGCGGCCAGTCGCCCTTCCGCGGCGAGAAGAACACCAACTGGGAAGGCGGCTTCCGCGTGCCGGCGATGGTGCGCTGGCCGGGGACCATCAAGCCAGGCACGGTTCTCAACGACATCGTGGCGCACGAGGACTGGATCCCCACCTTGCTGGCGGCGGCCGGCGAACCCAACATCAAAGAGAAGCTGCTCAAGGGCACCAAAGCCAACCGCAAGACCTTCAAGGTTCATCTCGATGGCTACAACCTGATGGATTACCTTTCCGGCAAGGCTCCCGACCCACGTCACGATTTTTTCTACTTCAACGATGATGGCTCACTGGTGGCGCTGCGCTACGACCAATGGAAGATCGTCTTCGCTGAGCAGCGCTCCCATGGCTTCGACGTCTGGCAGGATCCGTTCGTGCCGCTGCGCCTTCCCAAGCTCTTCAACCTCCGCTCCGATCCTTTCGAGACCGCCGACCACGAAGGGATGGACTACGGACGCTGGCGGGCGGAGCACATCTTCCTGCTCGTACCGGCGCAGCAGTACGTCGGGAAGTTCCTCGGCACGTTCAAGGAATTCCCGCCGCGGCAGAAGCCGGGGAGCTTCTCTCTCGATAAGGTGCTGGAGTCGCTGCAGCAAGGCAGTGTCAAGTGA